A section of the Humulus lupulus chromosome 2, drHumLupu1.1, whole genome shotgun sequence genome encodes:
- the LOC133817545 gene encoding cellulose synthase-like protein H1, protein MNIERTSTFPLCEKVSSKNFVKNLFHIIFFFLLLSLPVYRILSHQNHDTFWHLALLCELWFAFYWVLIISIKWNPVHYKTYPERLLKWRGELPSVDMFVTTADAVLEPAILTINTVLSLLAVDYPTHKLACYVSDDGCSPIILYSLMEASKFAKLWVPFCKKYNIQVRAPFRYFYNSDASSFDHHSNKYSKDFQQEWINMKDEYEQLSCKIEAAVEKSVPDDLIVDFENFLNTQRNNHPTIIKVIWENKQVTTDELPHLVYISREKRPKHPHHYKAGAMNVLTRISGMMTNAPFMLNVDCDMFVNDPNVVLSAMCLLSGPKPRNDIAFVQFPQVFYDRLKDDPFGNQMIVMFEYMAKGITGLQGPCYGGTGCFHRRKIIYGLSPDDTEHIDAEQDEGLLIKRFGNSKEFARAATNALKGNYIVASEIRLQTSVETAYQVASCSYEKDTSWGTKIGWTYGSTTEDINTGLSIHKKGWRSALCVPDPPAFLGCAPTNGPSSMIQQKRWATGLLEVLLSKNCPIFVSLFGKLQLRQGLAYLWILLWGLCSIPELCYSLVLAYSIIANSQLYPKTQEPAFIIPIAIFGLYNLYTILEYFVTGQSIRAWWNNQRMIRIISMGPWILGVIGVVLKLLGISDTVFEVTKKDQSTSGGTSTTDHNDVNANVGTFTFDESLVFVPVTALLLVQLIALAMAFLRLQPPVRSGGPGSGVLEVFCSLWLVLCLWTILKGLFGKGKYGIPFSTIFKSIALALLFVAFCKIGQKY, encoded by the exons ATGAATATTGAAAGGACTAGTACTTTTCCTTTATGTGAAAAAGTTTCAAGTAAGAATTTTGTGAAGAACTTGTTCCATATCATATTCTTCTTCCTCCTGCTCTCACTTCCTGTTTATCGAATCCTCTCTCACCAAAACCATGATACCTTTTGGCACCTGGCCTTACTATGCGAGCTGTGGTTTGCCTTCTATTGGGTTCTCATCATCAGCATCAAATGGAATCCTGTTCACTACAAAACCTACCCTGAGCGACtcttaaaatg GAGGGGTGAGCTTCCTTCGGTGGACATGTTTGTGACAACGGCGGATGCAGTGTTAGAACCGGCTATTCTGACCATAAACACTGTCCTATCTTTGTTAGCAGTGGATTATCCAACTCACAAGCTAGCTTGCTATGTGTCCGACGATGGATGCTCTCCTATTATCCTTTACTCTCTTATGGAAGCATCAAAGTTTGCTAAGCTTTGGGTTCCATTTTGTAAGAAGTACAATATTCAAGTTAGAGCTCCTTTTAGATACTTCTACAACAGTGATGCTTCCTCGTTCGATCATCATAGTAATAAGTACTCGAAGGATTTTCAACAAGAGTGGATAAATATGAAG GATGAGTATGAGCAGTTAAGCTGCAAAATTGAGGCTGCTGTGGAAAAATCAGTTCCAGATGATCTTATCGTTGATTTTGAAAACTTTCTGAACACGCAACGAAATAATCATCCAACTATAATCAAG gtAATATGGGAGAATAAACAAGTTACTACAGATGAATTGCCACATTTAGTTTATATTTCCAGAGAGAAGCGACCAAAGCATCCACATCACTACAAGGCCGGTGCCATGAATGTTttg ACAAGGATTTCAGGAATGATGACAAATGCTCCGTTCATGCTGAATGTTGATTGTGACATGTTTGTGAACGATCCAAATGTTGTTTTGAGTGCAATGTGCTTGCTATCAGGTCCCAAACCTCGAAACGACATCGCATTTGTTCAATTTCCACAAGTTTTTTATGATAGACTTAAGGATGACCCATTTGGAAATCAAATGATCGTTATGTTTGAG TACATGGCCAAGGGAATAACAGGACTTCAAGGACCATGTTACGGGGGAACTGGATGTTTCCATAGGCGAAAAATCATATACGGTCTATCACCGGACGACACAGAACATATTGAcg CTGAACAAGATGAAGGGTTGCTGATAAAACGATTTGGAAACTCAAAAGAGTTTGCTAGAGCAGCTACCAATGCTTTGAAAGGAAATTATATAGTAGCTTCTGAAATAAGGCTTCAAACATCTGTGGAGACTGCATATCAAGTTGCAAGCTGCAGTTACGAGAAAGACACTAGCTGGGGTACAAAG ATTGGGTGGACGTATGGATCAACAACAGAAGATATCAACACTGGATTGAGTATCCATAAGAAAGGTTGGAGATCTGCTCTATGTGTGCCAGACCCACCAGCTTTTCTTGGATGCGCACCTACTAACGGGCCTAGTTCTATGATTCAACAGAAAAGGTGGGCCACAGGCCTGCTAGAAGTCCTATTGAGCAAAAACTGCCCCATTTTCGTCTCTCTATTCGGCAAACTTCAACTCAGACAGGGCTTGGCCTACCTTTGGATTCTCCTTTGGGGATTATGCTCCATTCCCGAGCTTTGCTATTCTCTTGTGCTAGCCTATTCTATTATCGCCAACTCTCAGTTATATCCTAAG ACCCAAGAACCAGCATTCATCATTCCAATCGCGATATTTGGGTTGTACAATCTATATACAATATTAGAGTACTTTGTCACTGGACAATCAATCAGAGCGTGGTGGAACAATCAGAGAATGATAAGAATAATCTCAATGGGCCCTTGGATTCTGGGAGTAATTGGTGTGGTACTAAAGCTTTTAGGAATTTCGGATACGGTGTTTGAAGTGACCAAAAAAGACCAATCAACTTCAGGTGGTACTTCTACTACTGATCATAATGATGTTAACGCCAATGTTGGCACATTCACGTTCGACGAATCACTGGTATTTGTGCCAGTCACAGCCCTATTATTGGTCCAACTCATAGCGTTGGCTATGGCATTTCTGAGGCTGCAACCGCCAGTTCGCAGTGGTGGTCCCGGCTCTGGGGTTTTGGAGGTCTTTTGCAGCTTGTGGTTGGTATTGTGCTTGTGGACTATTTTGAAAGGGTTGTTTGGGAAAGGGAAGTATGGCATTCCCTTCTCCACCATTTTCAAGTCTATCGCTTTGGCATTGCTTTTTGTAGCCTTTTGTAAAATAGGACAAAAATATTGA